A part of Liolophura sinensis isolate JHLJ2023 chromosome 1, CUHK_Ljap_v2, whole genome shotgun sequence genomic DNA contains:
- the LOC135469571 gene encoding BTB/POZ domain-containing protein 17-like isoform X2 yields the protein MKRFSGQNQQYPDPSQPPDQGQNSFNTGGSKKCKTSQSFESLFDSESLSDVRISINDGIYTFHGHKMIIGLKSPILAALMNDLPTTGEETPVLHLNETEECSHVFHRFLYFVYSGAVWLHRDYVVPLQKLAVKYDVVPLIQHCENYILQILNSTFSSVRSPSRGEDRGEQTGFSVEVTCDLHESNSMGEHVKNVAFMVLCTRAKDIIHSPRWRTCGYDVVCELLKNDECQAVENALLTAATNWMKSNNLQDKSKIEGILTNIRYPLLHRRVLYHLQKNNAFKNFPPVQDLVNAAIRYHCFKDLPEAKGDFKGIQYTPRVPRPPDGAREVPAVLPDPDPDPVPQEYENTTSSPQH from the coding sequence ATGAAACGCTTCAGTGGACAAAACCAGCAGTACCCTGATCCAAGTCAACCCCCTGATCAGGGCCAAAACAGCTTTAATACGGGTGGaagcaaaaaatgtaaaaccagCCAGTCTTTTGAATCGTTATTTGACAGTGAATCACTGAGTGATGTCAGAATCAGCATCAATGATGGCATCTACACCTTCCATGGGCACAAGATGATCATTGGGCTTAAGAGTCCAATCCTGGCAGCCCTCATGAATGATCTGCCAACGACAGGGGAGGAAACTCCTGTGTTACACTTGAATGAGACTGAAGAGTGCAGCCATGTCTTCCATCGATTCCTGTACTTTGTGTACAGCGGGGCAGTGTGGTTACACCGAGATTACGTGGTGCCTCTTCAGAAGTTGGCAGTCAAGTATGACGTGGTGCCGCTCATACAGCACTGTGAGAACTATATTCTGCAGATTCTGAACAGTACTTTCAGCAGTGTACGATCTCCCTCTAGGGGAGAAGACCGCGGGGAACAGACAGGGTTCTCAGTGGAAGTTACCTGTGATTTACACGAGAGCAACTCTATGGGAgaacatgtcaaaaatgtggCCTTCATGGTATTGTGTACCAGAGCCAAAGACATCATCCATTCTCCACGGTGGAGGACCTGTGGCTATGATGTTGTTTGTGAACTACTGAAAAACGATGAGTGCCAAGCTGTGGAGAATGCTCTTTTGACAGCTGCTACAAACTGGATGAAATCAAACAACCTCCAAGACAAATCAAAAATAGAAGGTATTTTAACAAACATTCGATACCCACTCCTGCACAGACGGGTTCTTTACCATTTGCAGAAAAACAATGCCTTTAAGAATTTCCCTCCTGTTCAGGATCTAGTCAATGCTGCCATCAGGTACCACTGTTTTAAGGACTTGCCTGAAGCCAAAGGGGACTTCAAGGGGATACAGTACACCCCGCGTGTGCCTCGGCCACCAGATGGTGCAAGAGAAGTGCCCGCCGTTCTACCAGACCCAGATCCAGACCCAGTTCCACAGGAGTATGAGAACACAACCTCTTCTCCTCAACACTGA
- the LOC135469571 gene encoding BTB/POZ domain-containing protein 17-like isoform X1 — translation MLPDRLEFCTSFLTGKDPVKCRGDLPVEGKMKRFSGQNQQYPDPSQPPDQGQNSFNTGGSKKCKTSQSFESLFDSESLSDVRISINDGIYTFHGHKMIIGLKSPILAALMNDLPTTGEETPVLHLNETEECSHVFHRFLYFVYSGAVWLHRDYVVPLQKLAVKYDVVPLIQHCENYILQILNSTFSSVRSPSRGEDRGEQTGFSVEVTCDLHESNSMGEHVKNVAFMVLCTRAKDIIHSPRWRTCGYDVVCELLKNDECQAVENALLTAATNWMKSNNLQDKSKIEGILTNIRYPLLHRRVLYHLQKNNAFKNFPPVQDLVNAAIRYHCFKDLPEAKGDFKGIQYTPRVPRPPDGAREVPAVLPDPDPDPVPQEYENTTSSPQH, via the exons ATGCTACCAG ATCGACTTGAATTCTGCACTAGTTTCCTGACCGGGAAGGACCCAGTAAAATGTCGCGGGGACTTGCCAGTGGAAGGGAAAATGAAACGCTTCAGTGGACAAAACCAGCAGTACCCTGATCCAAGTCAACCCCCTGATCAGGGCCAAAACAGCTTTAATACGGGTGGaagcaaaaaatgtaaaaccagCCAGTCTTTTGAATCGTTATTTGACAGTGAATCACTGAGTGATGTCAGAATCAGCATCAATGATGGCATCTACACCTTCCATGGGCACAAGATGATCATTGGGCTTAAGAGTCCAATCCTGGCAGCCCTCATGAATGATCTGCCAACGACAGGGGAGGAAACTCCTGTGTTACACTTGAATGAGACTGAAGAGTGCAGCCATGTCTTCCATCGATTCCTGTACTTTGTGTACAGCGGGGCAGTGTGGTTACACCGAGATTACGTGGTGCCTCTTCAGAAGTTGGCAGTCAAGTATGACGTGGTGCCGCTCATACAGCACTGTGAGAACTATATTCTGCAGATTCTGAACAGTACTTTCAGCAGTGTACGATCTCCCTCTAGGGGAGAAGACCGCGGGGAACAGACAGGGTTCTCAGTGGAAGTTACCTGTGATTTACACGAGAGCAACTCTATGGGAgaacatgtcaaaaatgtggCCTTCATGGTATTGTGTACCAGAGCCAAAGACATCATCCATTCTCCACGGTGGAGGACCTGTGGCTATGATGTTGTTTGTGAACTACTGAAAAACGATGAGTGCCAAGCTGTGGAGAATGCTCTTTTGACAGCTGCTACAAACTGGATGAAATCAAACAACCTCCAAGACAAATCAAAAATAGAAGGTATTTTAACAAACATTCGATACCCACTCCTGCACAGACGGGTTCTTTACCATTTGCAGAAAAACAATGCCTTTAAGAATTTCCCTCCTGTTCAGGATCTAGTCAATGCTGCCATCAGGTACCACTGTTTTAAGGACTTGCCTGAAGCCAAAGGGGACTTCAAGGGGATACAGTACACCCCGCGTGTGCCTCGGCCACCAGATGGTGCAAGAGAAGTGCCCGCCGTTCTACCAGACCCAGATCCAGACCCAGTTCCACAGGAGTATGAGAACACAACCTCTTCTCCTCAACACTGA